A stretch of the Clostridium botulinum genome encodes the following:
- the ychF gene encoding redox-regulated ATPase YchF, producing MKLGIVGLPNVGKSTLFNAITKAGAESANYPFCTIEPNVGVVAVPDKRLDVLEKMYETKKKIYATVEFYDIAGLVKGASKGEGLGNKFLSHIREVEAIVHVVRCFQDDNIVHVEGSIDPIRDIETINLELILADLEVIERRYEKTVRSARSGVKEAKAELPVLEKVKAHLEANKPVRSLELTKDEQEIVKGFFLITSKPILYVSNICEDDLVSGNTENDFVKKVKEYAKEEDSEVITVCAKIEEELSTLEDEERDELLSEYGLTEPGLNRLIRSSYSLLGLMSFLTAGKIEVRAWTIVKGTKAPQAAGKIHTDIERGFIRAEIVSYDAIVECGSEAAAKEKGLFRLEGKDYVMQDGDIVNFRFNV from the coding sequence ATGAAATTAGGAATCGTAGGTTTACCAAACGTTGGAAAAAGCACTCTTTTCAACGCTATTACTAAGGCTGGTGCTGAATCTGCTAACTACCCATTCTGTACTATAGAACCAAATGTAGGAGTAGTAGCTGTTCCAGATAAAAGACTTGATGTTCTTGAAAAAATGTATGAAACAAAAAAGAAAATATATGCAACTGTAGAATTCTATGATATTGCAGGCCTTGTTAAAGGTGCTAGTAAAGGAGAAGGTCTTGGAAATAAATTCTTATCTCATATAAGAGAAGTTGAAGCAATAGTTCATGTTGTTAGATGTTTTCAAGACGATAACATAGTACACGTCGAAGGTTCAATTGATCCTATTCGTGACATTGAAACAATTAATCTTGAACTTATCTTAGCTGACCTTGAAGTTATAGAAAGAAGATATGAAAAGACAGTTAGATCAGCTCGTAGTGGAGTTAAAGAAGCTAAAGCTGAGCTTCCTGTACTAGAAAAAGTTAAAGCTCATCTTGAAGCTAACAAACCAGTTAGAAGTCTTGAACTTACAAAAGACGAACAAGAAATAGTTAAAGGCTTTTTCTTAATTACATCAAAACCTATATTATATGTATCAAATATATGTGAAGATGATCTTGTATCTGGAAATACTGAAAATGACTTTGTTAAAAAAGTTAAAGAGTATGCTAAAGAAGAAGATTCAGAAGTTATAACTGTATGTGCTAAAATCGAAGAAGAATTATCTACTCTTGAAGATGAAGAAAGAGATGAATTATTATCTGAATATGGACTTACAGAACCAGGACTTAACAGACTTATCCGTTCTAGTTATTCCCTTTTAGGTTTAATGAGTTTCTTAACAGCTGGTAAAATAGAAGTAAGGGCTTGGACTATTGTAAAAGGAACTAAGGCTCCACAAGCTGCTGGTAAAATTCATACAGATATAGAAAGAGGATTTATAAGAGCTGAAATTGTATCTTATGATGCTATTGTAGAATGCGGTTCTGAGGCTGCTGCTAAAGAAAAAGGATTATTCAGACTTGAAGGAAAAGACTATGTAATGCAAGATGGTGATATAGTTAACTTCAGATTTAACGTTTAA